The Drosophila gunungcola strain Sukarami chromosome 3L unlocalized genomic scaffold, Dgunungcola_SK_2 000003F, whole genome shotgun sequence genome contains a region encoding:
- the LOC128258728 gene encoding arginine-glutamic acid dipeptide repeats protein isoform X4 has protein sequence MAASTQGEIRVGPGHQVNDVYAKLPDYNPISSFPIDKETDERELEESRWSPGVVADGDLLMFLRAARSMAAFQGMCDGGLEDGCLAASRDDTTINALDVLHDSGYDPGKALQALVKCPVSKGIDKKWTEDETKKFIKGLRQFGKNFFRIHKDLLPHKDTPELVEFYYLWKKTPGANNNRPHRRRRQSALRRNRVTRANNSSSNTPPKKEDTPEPQTATTATAAATAASETASRSSPAVSKEENSSLTEDDASECDSDSSLTHKRDESPSRMRTRNKQQNNNSSTTSSSSNNAAGNGGGNATSISSGSTSGGAAGGNSSSKDQSANAVANGKRPKRGSETPDVAGGASVDSPKTPTKAVAESSANKRKGGKQDTPNKKKRTEQEACEPSAQEESAVKEKRKRPDSPVESMNSDSRPDSVLDDGESNTTDTTTAEQQSTKDSKEAVSCKEERDMVSNDLDAKAEEKAIKAEALAEDSKDSAIKNMDEETNIQAPIGVETSSAEVANANAVANPVAPPITMKVPTIATVEALNASVERKEAIEKMESCDSDPEMLKKLATIKQEASPQQQQQQQQHMQQQSQLQLQQQLVPVGIQPPPVCAPAEAVYIKKEPMEDSMDATCNQNSNEPQDLKVKIEIKNEDALKHSVGGLPPSGPGGPPSALHPLSGAPVESGQPEPLHLQHMPHGPVPTQPPPGYLIDGQLKYGPPGQGVPPQPPQLHSDAVAGGNGAPPGAPTTPQKYPPEMEMKFAPQDLKYPPPPPLDALKYSQEMQAAAAAAAAAGKYDMKYMMEQQGKYPVELSAAHQPPGKPGYQDSLKIPDVKPAFGHLPHNVGSPLDVAHKYGPPPTSQESQQQQQSQPPAHQLPPGATPPPGIAMPKPHYQHDVQTPPLGRPFEPSGLMLKYGDPLTAKYGPPQDLKYPMPPVSSQAGPADVKPYGGENLIKSSPYGPPPESPIDASARSTPGQDSQGSNSNSQPPSMPPQPQQFQSPHPSPHMPSPAGGGLPPGMHPQNLIHGPPPGAVGGGGGGSGGGPQPPPPPTSLHQPAPTAPGPPSLQHGLHPGHPQHSQLSVASSLPPSSIGIPPTLSTMAPTHMHPHLHPHAHLQGLHRPHDLPPSMHPHAPMPLSLQGHPQHGHGLPPSHVPQQQQQQQQQPPGGPAGTVRTPSPAQQPPRSLHDPQSSREPPSSQPSTTMAGSGSGPGGPGGPPPQQSPHAHRTSPLPGLSGSGPPPPGLIGHPMAIHPHLAHLPPGHPAHAALAHPGHHLLSHSIAGLGPGGGPIALLAGPGGLGGIPESALSRRTPPSHLPHSHASSAPLTPHSVASMTSTSMSLTTSTVPSSAFSRASPSVQISSGGGGGGGGPSGPGSVGPGGLPNSSAAAAAAAAAAAHRAASPASSVSSLSRQSPLHPVPQSPLSHHPSSSALSAAAAAVAERDRHALMRQQSPHMTPPPVSNASLMASPLSKMYAPQPGQRGLGTSPPPHLRPGASPPVIRHPQMPLPLPLIAPGGGIPQIGVHPGQSPYPHPLLHPSVFYSPHHHPFNSPYGYAPYGPGFPAYMKPPPQPGQLDPAAVMAAHHAGLQGPPPQQMRQDEQNAAAAAAAAAAEKQHQAAAAAAAQQHKAPQQQQQGGMPPNKPPTPKTPQGPGGGMPPGMGGPGTPTGLPPGAYPGSHMPGYPQGPPHGSPFAPQDGQPHGLKPTSHMDALRAHAHSANSAGMGGGHHPTEPLPIDIEPDPEPEIPSPTHNIPRGPSPEAKPDDTECHRSQSAIFVRHIDRGDYNSCTRTDLIFKPVADSKLARKREERDRKLAEKERERRQQQQQQQQQQQQQQAAAAQQAAQQAKMKAELKPPYADTPALRQLSEYARPHVAFSPVEQMVPYHHPMGPMYRERELEEIKNAQAAAASQSRLDPHWMEYYRRSISSNNPYSGIHPSQFPLYANPAISQMERERLGIPPPHHVGLDPGEHMVRMIRLTREYHAHSHTHLHLPLHPQPQPPEAGFQLPPNVGQYPRPNMLIPREPHSDVLLRMSYADQLQAAEFQRQSLHDQYFRQRPR, from the exons ATGGCGGCCTCCACTCAAGGAGAAATTCGAGTGGGTCCCGGCCACCAGGTAAACGATGTCTAT GCAAAACTGCCCGATTATAATCCAATCTCAAGCTTCCCCATCGACAAGGAAACCGATGAACGTGAACTAGAGGAATCAAGATGGAGTCCAGGCGTTGTGGCCGATGGCGACTTGTTAATGTTTCTGCGTGCGGCTCGCTCCATGGCTGCATTTCAAGGAATGTGTGATGGCGGACTAGAAGACGGTTGTTTGGCTGCCAGTCGCGACGACACCACAATAAACGCACTCGACGTG cttcaCGATTCTGGCTACGATCCAGGCAAAGCTCTACAAGCGCTCGTAAAGTGCCCCGTATCGAAGGGCATCGACAAGAAGTGGACCGAGGACGAAACAAAGAAGTTTATCAAGGGACTGCGTCAGTTCGGCAAGAACTTCTTTCGCATCCATAAGGACCTGCTGCCGCACAAGGACACGCCGGAGCTGGTCGAATTCTACTATCTGTGGAAAAAGACGCCCGGCGCGAACAACAACCGGCCGCACAGGCGGCGCCGCCAGAGCGCCCTGCGCCGCAACCGTGTCACACGGGcgaacaacagcagcagcaacacaccTCCCAAGAAGGAGGACACACCAGAACCACAAACTGCGACGACGGCGACGGCGGCGGCAACCGCGGCGTCCGAGACGGCGAGTCGCTCCTCGCCCGCTGTCTCCAAGGAGGAGAACAGCTCGCTCACCGAGGACGACGCCAGCGAGTGCGACAGTGATTCGAGTCTGACCCACAAAAGGGATGAATCACCCTCAAGGATGAGGACGCGAAACAAGCAAcagaacaacaacagcagcaccaccagcagcagcagcaacaacgcgGCCGGAAACGGTGGCGGCAACGCCACCTCCATAAGCAGCGGTTCAACGAGCGGCGGTGCCGCTGGCGGCAACAGCTCGTCCAAGGATCAGTCAGCCAACGCCGTGGCTAATGGCAAGCGGCCCAAGCGGGGCTCCGAAACACCGGACGTTGCCGGCGGAGCCTCGGTCGATAGTCCCAAGACGCCGACGAAGGCCGTTGCCGAGAGTTCGGCCAACAAGCGCAAGGGCGGCAAGCAGGATACGCCCAACAAGAAGAAGCGGACGGAGCAGGAGGCCTGCGAGCCGAGTGCCCAGGAGGAGAGTGCCGTCAAGGAGAAGCGCAAGCGGCCGGACAGTCCGGTGGAGAGCATGAACTCGGACAGCCGACCGGACTCGGTGCTCGACGATGGCGAGTCCAATACCACGGACACCACCACCGCCGAGCAGCAGTCCACCAAGGACAGCAAGGAGGCGGTCAGCTGCAAGGAGGAGCGCGACATGGTCTCCAATGACCTGGATGCCAAGGCCGAGGAGAAGGCCATCAAAGCAGAAGCTCTGGCAGAGGACAGCAAGGATAGCGCCATCAAGAACATGGACGAGGAGACGAACATCCAGGCGCCAATCGGCGTGGAGACGAGCTCGGCGGAGGTAGCCAATGCCAATGCGGTGGCCAATCCCGTGGCGCCGCCTATCACCATGAAGGTGCCCACAATTGCCACTGTGGAGGCACTGAATGCCTCCGTGGAGCGCAAGGAGGCCATCGAGAAGATGGAGTCGTGCGATAGCGATCCGGAGATGCTCAAGAAGCTGGCCACCATCAAGCAGGAGGCTTctccgcagcagcagcagcagcagcagcaacacatgCAGCAGCAATCgcagctgcagttgcagcagcaactggtTCCAGTTGGCATCCAACCGCCGCCCGTGTGTGCGCCCGCTGAGGCGGTGTACATCAAGAAGGAGCCCATGGAGGACTCGATGGACGCCACCTGCAATCAGAACAGCAACGAGCCGCAGGACCTGAAGGTCAAGATTGAGATCAAAAACGAGGACGCTCTCAAGCACAGTGTGGGAGGACTGCCGCCCTCTGGTCCCGGTGGACCACCTTCAGCCCTGCATCCGCTGTCCGGAGCTCCTGTAGAGAGTGGTCAGCCGGAACCGCTGCACCTGCAGCACATGCCCCATGGACCGGTGCCCACGCAACCGCCACCCGGCTACCTAATCGATGGCCAGCTGAAGTACGGACCGCCGGGACAAGGAGTGCCGCCACAGCCACCACAACTGCACAGCGATGCGGTGGCAGGAGGCAACGGAGCACCGCCTGGAGCGCCGACCACGCCGCAAAAGTATCCGCCCGAGATGGAGATGAAGTTCGCTCCCCAGGATCTCAAGtacccgccgccgccgcccctGGACGCACTCAAGTACAGCCAGGAGATGCAGGCTGCGGCGGCTGCAGCGGCTGCTGCCGGCAAATACGACATGAAGTACATGATGGAGCAGCAGGGCAAGTATCCCGTAGAGCTGTCCGCTGCCCATCAGCCGCCAGGAAAGCCGGGCTACCAGGATTCGCTAAAGATTCCCGATGTCAAGCCCGCTTTTGGCCACCTGCCGCACAACGTGGGCTCGCCTCTGGATGTGGCCCATAAGTACGGACCGCCGCCCACGTCGCAAGAgtcccagcagcagcagcagtcccAGCCGCCGGCGCACCAGTTGCCGCCGGGAGCCACGCCGCCGCCTGGCATCGCCATGCCCAAGCCGCACTACCAGCACGACGTGCAGACGCCACCGCTGGGGCGTCCGTTCGAGCCATCCGGCCTTATGCTCAAGTATGGCGATCCACTGACGGCCAAGTACGGCCCGCCTCAGGATCTGAAGTATCCGATGCCCCCGGTCTCCTCCCAGGCGGGACCCGCGGATGTGAAGCCCTATGGCGGGGAGAATCTGATCAAGTCCTCGCCATATGGACCGCCGCCGGAGAGCCCAATTGACGCCTCGGCGCGCTCGACGCCTGGTCAGGATAGCCAGGGCAGCAATAGCAATTCGCAGCCGCCGTCGATGCcgccgcagccgcagcagtTTCAGTCGCCGCATCCTTCGCCGCACATGCCTTCGCCAGCCGGAGGTGGCCTACCACCGGGAATGCATCCGCAAAATCTCATCCATGGCCCGCCACCAGGtgcagtgggtggtggtggtggcggtagTGGTGGTGGTCCCCAGCCGCCTCCGCCGCCCACGTCGCTGCACCAGCCCGCGCCCACGGCTCCAGGTCCGCCCAGTCTGCAGCACGGATTGCATCCTGGTCACCCGCAGCACTCGCAGCTGTCGGTGGCCTCGTCGCTGCCGCCGAGCTCGATTGGAATTCCACCCACGCTCTCGACAATGGCGCCAACGCACATGCACCCGCACCTTCACCCACATGCGCATCTGCAGGGTCTGCATCGGCCGCACGACTTGCCGCCCAGCATGCATCCGCATGCGCCCATGCCGCTATCACTGCAGGGACATCCGCAACACGGTCACGGATTGCCGCCCTCGCACGTcccccagcagcagcagcagcagcaacaacagccgcCAGGCGGACCAGCCGGCACGGTGCGAACTCCATCTCCTGCCCAGCAGCCGCCGAGATCCCTGCACGATCCGCAATCGTCTCGAGAGCCGCCCAGTTCGCAGCCCTCGACCACGATGGCGGGTTCGGGTAGTGGTCCCGGTGGACCCGGTGGACCGCCGCCGCAACAGTCGCCGCACGCTCATCGCACATCGCCGCTGCCCGGTCTGTCGGGCAGTGGACCGCCGCCGCCGGGACTCATCGGGCACCCGATGGCCATACACCCGCACCTGGCACACCTGCCGCCCGGCCATCCGGCCCACGCAGCGTTGGCCCATCCGGGACACCATCTGCTGTCGCACTCGATAGCGGGCCTGGGACCTGGCGGCGGACCCATCGCCTTGTTGGCCGGACCCGGCGGACTGGGAGGAATCCCAGAGTCCGCTCTAAGTCGCCGCACCCCGCCCTCACACCTGCCACACTCGCACGCCTCCTCGGCCCCGCTGACGCCGCACTCGGTGGCCAGCATGACGTCCACCAGTATGTCGCTGACCACCAGCACGGTGCCCTCGTCCGCCTTTAGCCGCGCCAGTCCCAGCGTGCAGATCTCGagcggtggtggcggcggcggcggtggtccTTCTGGACCCGGAAGCGTTGGGCCCGGAGGATTGCCCAACTCatcggcagcggcggcggcagctgctgcagcggcTGCCCATCGAGCGGCCTCGCCGGCGTCCAGCGTGAGCAGCCTGAGTCGCCAGAGCCCGCTGCATCCGGTGCCGCAGTCTCCGCTCAGCCATCATCCCTCGTCGTCGGCCTTGTCCGCCGCGGCAGCCGCTGTGGCGGAACGGGATCGGCATGCGCTGATGCGACAGCAATCGCCGCACATGACGCCGCCACCGGTGTCCAATGCCTCGTTGATGGCTAGTCCGCTGAGCAAAATGTATGCTCCTCAGCCGGGTCAGAGGGGTCTGGGGACCTCTCCGCCACCGCATTTGCGTCCGGGAGCCTCGCCGCCGGTCATCCGGCATCCGCAGATGCCCCTGCCGCTGCCACTGATTGCGCCTGGCGGAGGAATACCACAGATCGGAGTGCATCCGGGACAGTCACCCTACCCGCATCCGCTGCTGCATCCCTCGGTCTTCTACTCGCCGCACCATCACCCGTTCAACTCGCCCTACGGCTATGCGCCCTATGGTCCTGGATTCCCGGCCTACATGAAGCCACCGCCGCAGCCAGGTCAGCTGGATCCGGCCGCCGTGATGGCCGCCCACCACGCTGGTCTGCAGGGACCGCCGCCCCAGCAGATGCGCCAGGATGAGCAGAATGCAGCGGCCgctgcggcagcagcagctgccgaGAAGCAGCATCaagccgccgcagcagcagcagctcagcAGCACAAGGCgccgcagcaacaacagcagggTGGAATGCCACCCAATAAGCCGCCGACGCCAAAGACGCCGCAGGGTCCTGGTGGTGGAATGCCACCGGGGATGGGCGGACCGGGAACACCGACGGGCCTGCCGCCAGGTGCCTATCCGGGTAGTCACATGCCGGGATATCCGCAGGGACCGCCTCACGGATCACCCTTTGCGCCGCAAGATGGTCAGCCGCACGGCCTGAAGCCCACTTCGCACATGGATGCCCTGCGAGCGCATGCACACTCGGCCAACTCGGCGGGCATGGGCGGAGGACATCATCCAACGGAGCCAT TGCCCATCGATATTGAGCCGGATCCGGAGCCAGAAATCCCTAGTCCCACGCACAACATACCACGTGGTCCCAGTCCCGAGGCCAAACCGGACGACACCGAGTGCCATCGCTCTCAGTCTGCCAT aTTTGTGCGCCACATCGATCGCGGGGATTACAATTCGTGCACAAGAACGGATTTGATCTTCAAGCCGGTGGCCGACTCGAAGTTGGCACGCAAGCGTGAGGAGCGCGACCGTAAGCTGGCCGAGAAGGAGCGTGAGCGGCGTCAG cagcagcaacaacagcagcagcaacagcaacaacagcaggcgGCAGCCGCTCAGCAGGCGGCGCAGCAGGCCAAGATGAAGGCGGAGCTGAAGCCACCGTATGCGGACACGCCTGCCCTGCGTCAACTATCCGAGTACGCTCGTCCCCACGTCGCCTTCAG TCCTGTTGAGCAGATGGTGCCATATCATCATCCAATGGGCCCCATGTACAGAGAGAG GGAACTGGAGGAGATCAAGAACGCACAAGCTGCTGCGGCGAGCCAATCCAGGCTAGATCCGCACTGGATGGAGTACTATCGACG ATCCATTTCCTCCAACAATCCCTACAGCGGCATTCACCCCTCGCAGTTTCCCCTGTACGCGAATCCGGCGATATCGCAGATGGAGAGGGAGCGTCTGGGAATTCCACCGCCGCACCATGTGGGGTTGGACCCGGGCGAGCACATGGTGCGTATG ATACGATTGACGAGAGAATATCATGCACACTCTCATACTCATTTACATTTGCCTTTGCATCCACAGCCGCAACCACCGGAGGCCGGTTTCCAACTGCCAC CGAATGTTGGCCAGTATCCGCGGCCAAATATGCTTATACCTAGGGAGCCGCATTCGGATGTCCTGCTGCGCATGTCCTATGCCGACCAACTACAG GCCGCCGAGTTCCAGCGACAGTCCCTGCATGATCAGTACTTTAG ACAACGGCCCAGATAA